One genomic window of Ornithorhynchus anatinus isolate Pmale09 chromosome 12, mOrnAna1.pri.v4, whole genome shotgun sequence includes the following:
- the MAD2L1 gene encoding mitotic spindle assembly checkpoint protein MAD2A — translation MRGARFEKSGGRVAAPLLFEAWAMALQLTRDQGITLRGSAEIVAEFFSYGINSILYQRGIYPSETFTRVQKYGLTLLVTTDPDLINYLNNVVEQLKGLQDLKGELL, via the exons ATGCGCGGGGCTCGATTTGAAAAGAGTGGCGGGAGGGTGGCCGCTCCGCTCCTCTTTGAGGCCTGGGCCATGGCGCTGCAGCTCACCCGGGATCAGGGCATCACCTTGCGAGGCAGCGCCGAGATCGTCGCCGAGTTCTTCT CATACGGCATAAACAGTATCTTATATCAACGTGGAATATATCCTTCTGAAACCTTCACACGAGTGCAGAAATATGGACTCACCTTGCTTGTAACTACAGACCCTGACCTTATAAATTACTTGAACAATGTGGTGGAACAATTAAAAG gtcttcaagacctgaaaggAGAACTGTTGTGA